In Chromobacterium rhizoryzae, one genomic interval encodes:
- a CDS encoding chemotaxis protein CheB, with protein sequence MGQLTRGNAAKKPLDVVPSHNADIILPKQAGKVPLASQAVIVIGSSTGGTEALRTLLTALPVSMPPILITQHMPEMFTHSFATRLNTLCKLTVKEAEDNERLQNGTVYIAPGHSHLLIKPAPTIGYAIGLHAGPPVNRHRPSVDVLFRSAANLVGKNCIGVILTGMGRDGASGMLELKQAGAWNIAQDEASCVVFGMPKEAIAMGGAHEVLALESIATRLSVLATQKQQQAGGSA encoded by the coding sequence ATGGGGCAGCTGACGAGGGGAAACGCGGCCAAGAAGCCGCTGGACGTAGTGCCCAGCCACAACGCCGACATTATCTTGCCCAAGCAGGCCGGCAAAGTGCCCTTGGCCAGCCAGGCGGTGATCGTCATCGGCTCTTCCACCGGCGGCACGGAGGCGCTGCGCACCTTGCTGACCGCGCTGCCGGTCTCGATGCCGCCCATCCTGATTACCCAGCATATGCCGGAGATGTTCACCCATTCCTTCGCCACGCGGCTGAACACCTTGTGCAAGCTTACGGTGAAGGAAGCCGAGGACAATGAACGGCTGCAAAACGGCACCGTCTACATTGCGCCCGGCCATTCCCATCTGCTGATCAAGCCGGCGCCCACCATAGGCTACGCCATCGGCCTGCACGCCGGGCCGCCGGTCAACCGGCATCGCCCGTCCGTGGACGTGCTGTTCCGCTCCGCCGCCAACCTGGTGGGCAAGAACTGCATCGGCGTGATCCTGACCGGCATGGGGCGGGACGGCGCCAGCGGCATGCTGGAGCTCAAGCAGGCCGGCGCCTGGAACATCGCCCAGGACGAAGCCAGCTGCGTGGTGTTCGGCATGCCCAAGGAGGCCATCGCCATGGGCGGCGCGCACGAAGTGCTGGCCTTGGAAAGCATCGCCACGCGTTTGTCGGTGCTGGCCACGCAAAAGCAACAACAAGCCGGCGGCTCGGCTTAA
- the fliG gene encoding flagellar motor switch protein FliG: MSENGVRKSAVLLFSLGQAEAVEVFKYLGPKEVQKISLAMAAINNLSYEQIDEVVSEFKGECAARASIGASDEYLRNVLIEALGPDKAANLLDKIMQGNDHSGIESLKWMDPSSAADLIRNEHPQIIATILVHLEPDLSSSILSFFPERMRNEVLIRTATLEGVQPQALRELNDVLTQLLSGSDRIKKSAAGGIGLTAEILNFMGSNVEAAALNYIREYDPELAQRIQDKMFVFENILEIDDRSIQTILREVQSDSLVIALKGTSAELKDKIFRNMSQRAAEMLRDDLESKGPVKLSEVEAEQKEILKVVRKLADDGQIVLGSKGGDEGLVE, encoded by the coding sequence ATGAGTGAGAACGGAGTGCGCAAAAGCGCGGTGTTGCTGTTCAGCCTGGGGCAGGCCGAGGCGGTGGAGGTGTTCAAATACCTCGGTCCCAAGGAAGTGCAGAAAATTTCGCTGGCGATGGCGGCGATCAATAATCTGAGCTACGAACAGATCGACGAGGTGGTCAGCGAATTCAAGGGCGAGTGCGCGGCGCGCGCCAGCATCGGCGCGTCCGACGAATACCTGCGCAATGTGCTGATCGAGGCGCTGGGCCCGGACAAGGCGGCCAACCTGTTGGACAAGATCATGCAGGGCAACGACCACAGCGGCATCGAAAGCCTGAAGTGGATGGACCCTTCTTCCGCCGCGGACCTGATCCGCAACGAGCACCCGCAGATCATCGCCACCATTCTGGTGCATCTGGAGCCGGATCTGTCCAGCTCCATTCTGTCCTTCTTCCCGGAGCGGATGCGCAACGAAGTGCTGATCCGGACCGCCACGCTGGAGGGTGTGCAGCCGCAGGCGCTGCGCGAACTGAACGACGTGCTGACCCAGCTCTTGTCCGGTTCCGACCGTATCAAGAAGAGCGCGGCCGGCGGCATTGGCCTGACCGCGGAAATCCTCAACTTCATGGGCTCCAACGTCGAGGCCGCCGCGCTCAATTACATCCGCGAGTACGACCCGGAGCTGGCTCAGCGCATTCAGGACAAGATGTTCGTGTTCGAGAACATCCTGGAAATCGACGACCGTTCGATCCAGACGATTCTGCGCGAAGTGCAGTCCGATTCTCTGGTCATCGCGCTCAAAGGCACCAGCGCCGAGCTCAAGGACAAAATCTTCCGCAATATGTCGCAGCGGGCCGCGGAAATGTTGCGCGACGACCTGGAGTCCAAGGGCCCGGTCAAGCTGTCCGAAGTGGAGGCCGAGCAGAAGGAAATCCTCAAGGTGGTGCGCAAGCTCGCCGACGACGGCCAGATCGTGCTAGGCAGCAAGGGCGGTGATGAAGGTCTCGTCGAGTAA
- the fliF gene encoding flagellar basal-body MS-ring/collar protein FliF: MNEASDRFKALPNNKKVLFLAAVAAIFAVIVGAVVLNRTPSYKVLFSNISDRDGGQVAASLQQMNVPYQLGEGGTISVPSDKVYDARLKLAAQGLPKAGGVGFELMDNQKFGISQFAEQVNYQRAIEGELARTIEAVGSVETARVHIAIPKQSVFVREQQQPTASVMLSLFRGRMLDAGQIAGILHLVSSSVPNLPVKNVTIVDQDGNLLSKQNGPDENSGLDQRQLGYVRQVEEGYVKRIEDILEPIFGKGNSRAQVTASVDFAEVEQTSETFKPNSSPNPSSTRSQQISEKLNNGAALPSGVPGALSNQPPSAASAPITLPPGAAPGTATLSGQTMGASGTLQRDITTNYEVDKTIQHTKMPQGGVKRLSAAVVVNYRRMPDKNGEMKPTPLTPQEVQQINNLVKEAMGFNTQRGDTLNVVNAAFADAEVPATLQEKVTDYVASNGSSLIKYGLLTIAVLYLLFGVVRPIMRDLVKPPAPAKGSEEEAAAQAAAAGGRLLGVAGEEGEEGAAGHAGGAAGGGDPREAQMRQYTTNLEAVREMVKSDPRMAAQIIKEWISADE; encoded by the coding sequence ATGAATGAAGCGTCCGATCGCTTCAAAGCGCTTCCCAACAATAAAAAAGTCCTGTTCCTCGCGGCGGTAGCCGCCATTTTCGCTGTTATCGTGGGCGCGGTGGTGTTGAACCGCACGCCCAGCTATAAAGTCCTGTTCTCCAATATCTCCGACCGCGACGGCGGGCAGGTGGCCGCTTCGCTGCAGCAGATGAACGTGCCGTATCAGTTGGGCGAGGGCGGCACCATCTCCGTGCCCTCGGACAAGGTCTACGACGCGCGCCTGAAGCTGGCGGCGCAAGGCCTGCCCAAGGCCGGCGGCGTCGGTTTCGAACTGATGGACAATCAGAAGTTCGGCATCAGCCAGTTCGCCGAGCAAGTCAATTACCAGCGCGCCATCGAGGGCGAGCTGGCGCGCACCATTGAAGCGGTGGGCTCGGTGGAGACCGCCCGCGTCCATATCGCCATTCCCAAGCAAAGCGTCTTCGTGCGCGAACAGCAACAGCCCACCGCCTCGGTGATGCTGAGCCTGTTCCGCGGCCGCATGCTGGACGCCGGGCAGATCGCCGGCATTTTGCACCTGGTGTCCAGCTCGGTGCCCAATCTGCCGGTCAAGAACGTCACCATCGTCGATCAGGACGGCAATCTGCTGTCCAAACAGAACGGGCCGGACGAGAACTCGGGCCTGGATCAGCGCCAGCTGGGCTATGTGCGCCAGGTGGAAGAGGGCTACGTCAAGCGCATCGAGGATATTCTGGAGCCGATCTTCGGCAAGGGCAATTCTCGCGCCCAGGTCACCGCCAGCGTCGATTTCGCCGAGGTGGAGCAGACCTCGGAAACCTTCAAGCCCAATTCCAGTCCCAATCCGTCCTCCACCCGCAGCCAGCAGATCAGCGAAAAGCTGAACAACGGCGCGGCGTTGCCGTCCGGCGTGCCGGGGGCCTTGTCCAATCAGCCGCCGTCGGCCGCCTCCGCTCCGATCACCTTGCCGCCGGGCGCCGCGCCGGGCACCGCCACGCTGTCCGGCCAGACCATGGGCGCGTCCGGCACGCTGCAACGCGACATCACCACCAATTACGAAGTCGACAAGACCATCCAGCACACCAAGATGCCGCAGGGCGGCGTCAAGCGCCTATCGGCCGCCGTGGTGGTCAATTACCGGCGCATGCCGGACAAGAACGGCGAAATGAAGCCGACGCCGCTGACCCCGCAGGAGGTTCAGCAGATCAATAATCTGGTCAAGGAGGCGATGGGCTTCAACACCCAGCGCGGCGACACCCTGAACGTGGTCAACGCCGCCTTCGCCGACGCCGAAGTGCCGGCGACGCTGCAGGAAAAAGTCACCGACTACGTGGCCAGCAACGGCTCCAGCCTGATCAAGTACGGCCTGCTGACCATCGCGGTGCTCTACCTGCTGTTCGGCGTGGTGCGGCCCATCATGCGCGATCTGGTCAAGCCGCCGGCGCCGGCCAAGGGCAGCGAAGAAGAGGCCGCGGCGCAGGCCGCCGCCGCGGGCGGCCGCCTGCTGGGCGTGGCCGGAGAAGAAGGCGAGGAGGGCGCGGCCGGTCACGCCGGCGGCGCCGCGGGCGGCGGCGATCCGCGCGAAGCGCAGATGCGGCAATACACCACCAATCTGGAAGCGGTGCGTGAAATGGTGAAATCCGATCCGCGCATGGCGGCCCAGATCATCAAGGAATGGATAAGCGCCGATGAGTGA
- a CDS encoding FliH/SctL family protein, with protein MKVSSSNPIIPGEELEGWSSWSPNALDGLTQRLTPVQLMELAQQRRRQQEQAQAESAAEPAPAEPEAEAGGAENERAVSGYPTAAELEAIHQEAWQSGHEAGEEAGRAAGYQEGLTAGREQGLAEVRAEQEARFAAAWQPLQALAAGLAQDISRFETELSADWLALALELAGQLSHGLARQNPLLIQELLREALEDLPATLAQARLRLNPADLAVAREFLAQETPETQWQWIEDPEVERGGCVIDTAALRLDLTMNTRIAAMRKALGMDDEPAAD; from the coding sequence ATGAAGGTCTCGTCGAGTAATCCCATCATCCCCGGCGAGGAGCTGGAGGGCTGGAGCAGTTGGAGTCCCAACGCGCTGGACGGCCTGACTCAGAGACTGACGCCGGTGCAACTGATGGAGCTGGCGCAGCAGCGCCGCCGCCAGCAGGAGCAGGCGCAGGCGGAGTCCGCCGCCGAGCCGGCACCGGCCGAGCCCGAAGCGGAAGCCGGCGGGGCCGAAAACGAGCGCGCGGTCAGCGGTTATCCCACCGCGGCGGAGCTGGAAGCCATCCATCAGGAAGCCTGGCAGTCCGGTCATGAGGCCGGGGAGGAAGCCGGCCGCGCCGCCGGTTATCAAGAAGGTTTGACCGCCGGGCGCGAGCAGGGTCTGGCCGAGGTGCGCGCCGAGCAGGAGGCCCGCTTCGCCGCGGCCTGGCAGCCGCTGCAAGCGCTGGCGGCAGGGCTGGCGCAAGATATTTCCCGTTTTGAAACCGAATTGTCGGCGGACTGGCTGGCGCTGGCGCTGGAGCTCGCCGGCCAGTTGAGCCATGGGCTGGCGCGGCAGAATCCTTTGTTGATTCAGGAGTTGCTGCGCGAGGCGCTGGAGGACTTGCCGGCCACGCTGGCTCAGGCGCGGCTGCGCTTGAACCCGGCGGATCTGGCCGTGGCGCGGGAGTTTCTGGCCCAGGAGACGCCGGAAACCCAGTGGCAATGGATAGAGGATCCGGAAGTGGAGCGCGGCGGCTGCGTGATAGACACCGCGGCGTTGCGGCTGGATCTGACCATGAACACCCGCATCGCCGCCATGCGCAAAGCCTTGGGAATGGACGATGAGCCCGCCGCTGATTGA
- the fliI gene encoding flagellar protein export ATPase FliI — MSPPLIERQRAWLRDCADSARAAKLWQPCGKLVRVTGMVMEAVGLKLPVGSACQVALADKRLVEAEVVGFSGDKVFLMPLSNVHGLLPGTPVMPLTPQHPPQFGKTRAQAAGDGASGRMVPVGLSLLGRVLDSLGRPLDGKGDIHPDAWFPLHSQPMNPLDRSPVRDVLDVGVRAINGLLTVGRGQRLGLFAGSGVGKSVLLGMMARFTKADVVVVGLIGERGREVKDFIENILGDEGIARSVVVAAPADMPPLMRLHGAAYATALAEYFRAQGLDVLLLMDSVTRYAMAQREIALAIGEPPVTKGYPPSVFARLPQLIERAGNAAEGGGSITGFYTVLSEGDDQQDPIADSARAILDGHFVLSRELAESGHYPSIDIEQSISRVMVDVVPQSQMALARQFKQLYSRYQRNRDLISVGAYVPGSDPVLDEAMRRQLPMVGFLTQPMHESQDFPSSCEQLQGVLS, encoded by the coding sequence ATGAGCCCGCCGCTGATTGAGCGCCAGCGCGCCTGGCTGCGCGATTGCGCGGACAGCGCGCGCGCCGCCAAGCTGTGGCAGCCCTGCGGCAAGCTGGTCCGCGTCACCGGCATGGTGATGGAAGCGGTGGGCCTCAAGCTGCCGGTGGGCAGCGCCTGCCAGGTGGCCCTGGCGGATAAGCGTCTGGTGGAAGCCGAGGTGGTGGGCTTCTCCGGCGACAAAGTCTTTCTGATGCCGCTGAGCAATGTGCATGGCTTGCTGCCGGGCACGCCGGTGATGCCGCTGACGCCGCAGCACCCGCCGCAATTCGGCAAGACCCGGGCCCAGGCCGCCGGCGACGGCGCGTCCGGCCGCATGGTGCCGGTGGGGCTCAGCCTGTTGGGCCGGGTGCTGGACTCGCTGGGCCGGCCGCTGGACGGCAAGGGCGACATTCATCCCGACGCCTGGTTTCCCTTGCACAGCCAGCCGATGAACCCGCTGGACCGATCGCCGGTGCGCGACGTGCTGGATGTCGGCGTGCGCGCCATCAACGGCCTGTTGACGGTGGGGCGCGGTCAGCGTCTGGGCCTGTTCGCCGGCTCCGGCGTGGGCAAATCGGTGTTGCTGGGCATGATGGCGCGCTTCACCAAGGCCGACGTGGTGGTGGTGGGCCTGATCGGCGAGCGCGGCCGCGAGGTCAAGGACTTCATCGAAAACATTCTCGGCGACGAGGGCATCGCCCGCTCGGTGGTGGTGGCCGCGCCGGCGGACATGCCGCCGCTGATGCGGCTGCACGGCGCCGCCTACGCCACCGCGCTGGCCGAGTATTTCCGCGCCCAGGGCCTGGACGTATTGCTGCTGATGGATTCGGTGACCCGTTACGCGATGGCGCAACGCGAGATCGCGCTGGCCATCGGCGAGCCGCCGGTGACCAAAGGCTATCCGCCGTCGGTGTTCGCGCGTCTGCCGCAATTGATCGAGCGCGCCGGCAACGCCGCCGAGGGCGGCGGCTCCATCACCGGCTTCTACACGGTGCTGTCCGAGGGCGACGATCAGCAGGACCCGATCGCGGACTCGGCGCGCGCCATTCTGGACGGCCACTTCGTGCTGTCGCGCGAACTGGCCGAATCCGGCCACTATCCGTCCATCGACATCGAGCAGTCCATCAGCCGGGTGATGGTGGACGTGGTGCCGCAGTCGCAGATGGCTTTGGCCCGGCAATTCAAGCAGCTGTATTCGCGCTATCAGCGCAACCGCGATCTGATCAGCGTCGGCGCCTATGTGCCCGGCTCGGATCCGGTATTGGACGAGGCGATGCGGCGTCAGCTGCCCATGGTCGGTTTTCTGACCCAGCCTATGCATGAGTCGCAGGATTTCCCGTCCAGCTGCGAA
- a CDS encoding sigma-54-dependent transcriptional regulator, with amino-acid sequence MKYLPILVVEDDADLREAIVDTLSLAGYPTLEAGDGAAALAKLKEAPVGLIVSDAQMAPMDGYALFEEAKKRYPGVPFILMTAYGVIERAIELLRAGAAHYLLKPFEPASLIAEVEKHLLRMPSETSGEVVAESAAMRQLFALAGRVAGSDVSVMISGPSGVGKEVLARYIHRHSKRCEGPFVAVNCAAIPENLLESTLFGHERGAFTGAAQALPGKFEQAQGGTILLDEVTEMPLSLQAKLLRVLQEREVERVGGTRTLKLDIRVLATSNRDLQAAVDAGQFREDLYFRLNVFPMRIPALAERRDDILPLARIMLKKYAEAAGRGNLILSEDAERHLTAYSWEGNIRELENVVQRAVILAAGAEIFAADLLLDHDSGAAQVTRTASEKDYSVSDETDMKTLEKRHILETLTAVGGVKKLAAEKLGISERTLRYKLQRYRDEDAADGCQEVPDGNGLE; translated from the coding sequence ATGAAGTATCTCCCTATTCTGGTGGTGGAAGACGACGCGGACCTGCGCGAAGCCATCGTCGACACCCTAAGCCTGGCCGGTTATCCCACCTTGGAGGCCGGCGACGGCGCCGCGGCCCTGGCCAAATTGAAAGAAGCCCCGGTGGGGCTGATCGTATCCGACGCCCAGATGGCGCCGATGGACGGCTACGCGTTGTTCGAGGAAGCGAAAAAACGCTATCCCGGCGTGCCCTTCATCCTGATGACCGCCTACGGCGTCATCGAAAGGGCGATTGAACTGCTGCGCGCGGGCGCCGCGCATTACCTGCTCAAGCCTTTCGAGCCGGCCAGCCTGATCGCCGAAGTGGAAAAGCATTTGCTGCGCATGCCCAGCGAGACGAGCGGCGAGGTGGTGGCCGAGTCAGCCGCGATGCGGCAGCTGTTCGCGCTGGCCGGCCGCGTGGCCGGCAGCGACGTCAGCGTGATGATCTCCGGCCCCAGCGGCGTGGGCAAGGAAGTGCTGGCGCGCTACATCCATCGGCACTCCAAGCGCTGCGAAGGGCCATTCGTCGCGGTCAACTGCGCGGCGATCCCGGAAAACCTGCTGGAGTCCACCTTGTTCGGCCATGAGCGCGGCGCGTTCACCGGCGCGGCCCAGGCCTTGCCGGGCAAGTTCGAACAGGCGCAGGGCGGCACCATCCTGCTGGACGAAGTCACCGAGATGCCGTTGTCGCTGCAGGCCAAGCTGCTGCGCGTGCTGCAGGAGCGGGAAGTGGAGCGCGTCGGCGGCACGCGCACCCTGAAGCTGGACATCCGCGTGCTGGCCACGTCCAACCGCGATTTGCAGGCCGCGGTGGACGCGGGGCAATTTCGCGAGGACCTGTATTTCCGTTTGAACGTGTTCCCGATGCGCATCCCCGCGCTGGCCGAACGACGCGACGATATTCTGCCGCTGGCACGAATCATGCTTAAAAAGTACGCAGAGGCCGCCGGAAGAGGCAATCTGATCCTGTCCGAGGATGCGGAACGTCATTTGACGGCCTATAGTTGGGAGGGTAACATCCGCGAACTGGAGAATGTGGTGCAGCGGGCGGTGATTCTTGCCGCCGGGGCGGAAATTTTTGCCGCCGACCTGCTGCTGGATCACGACTCCGGCGCGGCTCAGGTTACCCGGACAGCGTCTGAAAAAGACTATTCCGTGTCGGATGAAACCGACATGAAAACGCTAGAGAAACGCCATATTCTGGAAACCTTGACCGCAGTGGGCGGCGTCAAGAAGCTGGCCGCGGAAAAACTGGGCATCAGCGAGCGCACCTTGCGCTATAAATTGCAGCGTTACCGTGATGAAGACGCAGCCGACGGATGTCAGGAGGTTCCAGATGGAAATGGCTTGGAGTAA
- the fliE gene encoding flagellar hook-basal body complex protein FliE, translating into MSVPNIDQLLGELRTASALAAGKPAATAPEASQVDFSAVLKSTLEQVNSAQQTSQEMQKQFELGDEGVNLQDVMVSLQKASLSFQTMVQARNKLVTAYQEIMNTQV; encoded by the coding sequence ATGTCAGTGCCAAATATCGATCAACTGTTGGGCGAGCTGCGCACCGCCTCGGCCCTGGCCGCGGGCAAGCCCGCCGCTACGGCCCCGGAAGCGTCCCAGGTGGACTTCTCCGCTGTGCTAAAGTCCACCTTGGAGCAGGTGAATTCGGCGCAGCAGACTTCGCAGGAGATGCAGAAGCAATTTGAATTGGGTGACGAGGGGGTCAACCTGCAGGACGTGATGGTGTCGCTGCAGAAAGCCAGCCTGTCGTTCCAGACCATGGTTCAGGCGCGCAACAAGCTGGTCACCGCCTATCAGGAAATCATGAATACCCAAGTCTAG
- a CDS encoding low molecular weight protein-tyrosine-phosphatase → MSQNDCLSILFVCMGNICRSPTAEGVMRAKLKRAGLEARIEVESAGTHGYHVGEAPDRRTCQAALRRGYDLSDLRARQVEARDFERFDWILAADRQNLALLNTQCPPSYRGKLHLLLEPLSGAARDVPDPYYGGAGGFDTVLDLVEAACDAWLARIADAETEPAP, encoded by the coding sequence ATGAGCCAGAACGATTGCTTGTCCATTTTATTTGTTTGCATGGGAAACATCTGCCGGTCGCCAACGGCGGAAGGGGTGATGCGCGCCAAGCTGAAGCGCGCGGGCCTGGAGGCGCGGATTGAAGTGGAGTCGGCGGGCACGCACGGCTACCATGTCGGCGAAGCGCCGGACCGGCGCACCTGTCAGGCGGCGCTGCGTCGCGGCTACGACCTGTCCGATTTGCGGGCAAGACAGGTGGAGGCGCGCGATTTCGAGCGTTTCGACTGGATTTTGGCCGCCGACCGGCAAAATTTGGCTTTGTTAAATACCCAATGTCCGCCATCCTATCGGGGCAAGCTGCATTTGCTGCTGGAGCCGCTGTCCGGCGCCGCCCGCGACGTGCCCGATCCCTATTACGGCGGCGCAGGCGGTTTCGACACCGTGCTGGATCTGGTGGAGGCGGCTTGCGACGCCTGGCTGGCCCGCATCGCGGACGCCGAAACGGAGCCGGCGCCATGA